The following DNA comes from Halostagnicola kamekurae.
CGAGTTCCGGCCAGACGCCGTCGGGACCCGCGGGGGATCTATCGACCGAAACCTGGAGCGAGCGTTCCTCGTCGAGTTCGATGACGATTTGGCTGAAATCCGTGACGTACCGCGAGGTTCGACTTCGACCGGGGCGAACTTCGGCCGTCTCGCGCACGAGCGACGCCTCGGACAACATATCTAATTTCTTGTACGTCGACGAGAGAGGGATGTCTGCGGCGGTCGCGATCTCGTTCGCGGACATCGGTTCGTCCAGCGTCGAGAGTATTTTCCGGCAGG
Coding sequences within:
- a CDS encoding winged helix-turn-helix domain-containing protein translates to MSVEFPPSEDDADLERVVTVLDDAACRKILSTLDEPMSANEIATAADIPLSSTYKKLDMLSEASLVRETAEVRPGRSRTSRYVTDFSQIVIELDEERSLQVSVDRSPAGPDGVWPELVEEFSR